In Phoenix dactylifera cultivar Barhee BC4 chromosome 11, palm_55x_up_171113_PBpolish2nd_filt_p, whole genome shotgun sequence, the following are encoded in one genomic region:
- the LOC103713868 gene encoding LOW QUALITY PROTEIN: AT-hook motif nuclear-localized protein 25-like (The sequence of the model RefSeq protein was modified relative to this genomic sequence to represent the inferred CDS: deleted 1 base in 1 codon), with protein sequence MAGIDSGGGGGSSRYLHHLLRQPPPPPPPSTHVPPEQSRPSPEKNMKSSPDEGGGGGGEQPSTSAAAEVGGGGTVGPVRRPRGRPPGSKNKPKPPIIVTRDNPNALRSHVLEVSGGADVVECVSEYARRRGRGVCVLSGGGAVANVVLRQPGASPPGSVVATLRGRFEILSLTGTVLPPPAPPGASGLTVFLAGGQGQVVGGSVVGPLVAAGPVVLMAASFANAVYERLPIEGEEEAAPPPAVQGQQPAASQSSGVTGGGGGEGGGSGGGGGGGGSGVSFYNLGANMGSYPFPGDAYGWGGGGVRPPF encoded by the exons ATGGCCGGAATAGactccggcggcggcggaggttcGTCTCGGTacctccaccacctcctccgccagccgccgccgccgccgccgccctcaACTCACGTCCCGCCGGAGCAGTCCAGGCCCTCCCCGGAGAAGAACATGAAGTCCTCACCCGACGagggcggcggaggcggcggcgagCAGCCCTCCACCTCCGCGGCCGCCGAGGTGGGCGGCGGAGGAACGGTCGGCCCCGTCCGCCGCCCCCGCGGTCGGCCGCCGGGGTCGAAGAACAAGCCGAAGCCCCCTATCATCGTGACCCGCGACAACCCCAACGCCCTCCGCTCCCACGTCCTCGAGGTCTCCGGCGGCGCCGACGTCGTCGAGTGCGTCTCCGAGTACGCC CGCCGCCGGGGGCGCGGGGTGTGCGTCCTCAGCGGCGGCGGCGCCGTCGCCAACGTCGTCCTCCGCCAGCCCGGGGCGTCGCCGCCCGGGAGCGTGGTGGCTACCCTCCGCGGCCGCTTCGAGATCCTCTCCCTCACCGGCACCGTCCTCCCGCCACCGGCGCCGCCGGGGGCCAGCGGACTGACCGTCTTCCTCGCTGGCGGGCAAGGGCAGGTGGTCGGGGGGAGCGTGGTGGGGCCGCTGGTGGCAGCCGGGCCGGTGGTGCTGATGGCGGCGTCCTTCGCCAACGCGGTCTATGAGCGGCTGCCGatcgagggggaggaggaggcagcGCCCCCACCGGCGGTGCAGGGACAGCAGCCAGCGGCATCTCAGTCTTCCGGTGTTACGGGGGGCGGCGGTGGTGAGGGTGGTggaagcggcggcggcggcggcggcggcggcagcggcgTTTCTTTCTATAATTTGGGTGCAAACATGGGGAGTTATCCGTTTCCTGGTGATGCTTATGGATGGGGTGGTGGTGGAGTTAGACCACCCTTTTGA